From the genome of Winogradskyella forsetii, one region includes:
- a CDS encoding AAA family ATPase gives MEHNSTFPIKQNELDMLRDEATSYLKSIQWEQSQRAKNKDNDAKDESILLYLSRANNGSNVNVTSVSKTILALKKRLLPESVALPVKLNHTLFAVQEGLTLGIWIKDSYYDASGLSSLSENKSALDSSGKREYESKMHTATAFMLFATAYKVLHDLKPHASDDLSVMKQKFAGIPEVSFMTPLKGVSCQLFYYDKYLGHPEIIKSDKDVIDFTVVYFEALIDEIQLRKSSLEYTETIVDRTYKLENSDFAVSGWENVFQGTAKSIEFNKIQFEQIVGNRDAKHFARRLTERMLSYDFEAQKNPFQELGGFMPVFMGYGIPGTGKSMLIAAIATRLKEHSDNLDIPFLFHPMPDTLISTFQGGSAEKMVEWMKPLQDPTKLIFAPIDDAENNLQERTAQGVSAGVKEVIGVFLRYTEGAYAVNYGNSSIGLFTNLPEMLDKAVISRVQGRFKIDGARTEHDFVDQDYIWWRKLQNTMPDFVNMDDPETYKYLSDQGLAKSMGDILNLVEKPSEERVHETFDKVEKLHETNDHMFYAALYKEIQKIFPFFSSRDVRNIQSAISLRLTDFDLEKDWFENPELYFKKDYETKFHMLQELMKSNMKGLNFSDIRRQEVIRYLDNVATIADTDFKRKVDARVNQLNIETEAREQFGKKD, from the coding sequence ATGGAACACAACTCAACATTCCCCATAAAACAAAACGAACTAGATATGCTTCGCGATGAAGCAACGTCCTATCTAAAATCCATACAATGGGAACAAAGCCAACGCGCAAAAAATAAAGATAATGATGCCAAGGACGAATCTATATTACTGTATTTGTCTAGAGCGAATAATGGAAGTAATGTTAATGTCACTTCGGTTTCAAAGACCATTTTAGCTTTAAAGAAACGGTTATTGCCAGAATCGGTTGCACTTCCTGTAAAATTAAATCACACGCTGTTTGCTGTTCAAGAAGGCTTAACCTTAGGTATTTGGATTAAGGATTCTTATTATGATGCTTCTGGTTTATCGAGTTTAAGCGAAAATAAATCGGCTTTGGATAGCTCTGGAAAACGTGAATACGAGAGCAAAATGCACACAGCGACGGCGTTTATGTTATTCGCCACGGCATATAAAGTTTTACACGATTTAAAACCACATGCTTCAGATGATTTATCGGTTATGAAACAGAAATTTGCTGGCATTCCAGAGGTTTCGTTTATGACACCTTTAAAAGGAGTTTCGTGTCAGTTGTTTTATTATGACAAATATTTAGGCCATCCTGAAATCATCAAATCCGATAAAGATGTCATAGATTTTACGGTGGTTTATTTTGAAGCTTTGATTGATGAAATTCAATTACGTAAAAGCAGTTTAGAATACACGGAAACCATTGTAGATAGAACTTATAAGTTAGAAAACTCAGACTTCGCAGTTTCTGGTTGGGAAAACGTATTTCAAGGTACAGCTAAAAGTATCGAATTCAACAAAATTCAATTCGAACAAATTGTAGGAAATCGAGATGCCAAGCATTTTGCACGTCGTTTAACGGAACGTATGTTGAGCTACGATTTTGAAGCCCAGAAAAATCCGTTTCAGGAATTAGGTGGTTTTATGCCAGTATTTATGGGTTATGGTATTCCAGGAACCGGTAAAAGTATGTTGATAGCAGCTATTGCAACCAGACTCAAAGAACATTCCGATAATTTGGATATTCCCTTTTTGTTCCATCCCATGCCAGATACGTTAATATCTACATTTCAAGGTGGTTCTGCCGAAAAAATGGTGGAATGGATGAAACCTTTGCAAGATCCTACCAAATTGATATTTGCACCAATAGATGATGCCGAAAATAACCTTCAAGAACGAACAGCACAAGGTGTGTCCGCTGGTGTCAAAGAAGTGATTGGCGTATTTTTAAGATATACAGAAGGCGCGTATGCCGTGAATTACGGGAACAGTTCAATAGGCTTATTTACCAATTTACCTGAAATGTTAGATAAAGCGGTCATCTCGCGTGTTCAAGGTCGATTTAAAATTGATGGCGCACGAACTGAGCACGATTTCGTAGATCAAGATTACATTTGGTGGCGAAAATTACAAAATACCATGCCAGATTTTGTAAATATGGACGATCCTGAAACCTATAAATACTTGTCTGATCAAGGTTTGGCAAAGAGCATGGGAGATATTCTCAATTTGGTTGAAAAGCCTTCTGAAGAACGTGTACATGAAACTTTTGATAAAGTTGAAAAGCTTCATGAAACTAATGATCACATGTTCTATGCAGCCTTATATAAAGAGATTCAGAAGATATTTCCATTTTTCTCCTCAAGGGATGTGCGTAATATTCAATCTGCAATTTCATTAAGACTGACCGATTTCGATTTGGAAAAAGACTGGTTTGAGAATCCTGAACTATATTTCAAAAAGGATTACGAAACCAAGTTTCATATGCTTCAAGAATTAATGAAATCGAACATGAAAGGTTTAAATTTTTCAGATATTAGAAGACAAGAAGTTATTCGTTATTTAGATAATGTAGCAACCATCGCAGATACAGACTTTAAACGTAAAGTAGATGCTAGAGTGAATCAGTTGAATATTGAAACTGAGGCTAGAGAACAGTTTGGGAAAAAAGATTGA
- a CDS encoding four helix bundle protein codes for MSFKTLLAYQKGFDLAMEIFQLSKEFPKSEMFGLTSQIVRSSRSVCSNIAEGYRKRQYEKHFKSKLSDADSENSEKQLWLDFALACEYISGEKRQELQYKSEEIGKLINYMMKNPNKFGL; via the coding sequence ATGAGTTTCAAAACATTATTGGCTTATCAAAAAGGATTCGATTTGGCAATGGAAATTTTTCAATTGTCTAAAGAGTTTCCTAAATCTGAAATGTTTGGCTTAACATCGCAAATAGTGAGGTCTAGTAGGTCGGTTTGTTCAAATATCGCAGAAGGTTATAGGAAAAGACAATACGAAAAGCATTTTAAAAGCAAATTATCTGATGCTGATAGTGAAAATTCAGAAAAACAGCTATGGTTAGATTTTGCTCTAGCATGTGAATATATTTCAGGAGAAAAGAGACAAGAATTACAATATAAAAGTGAAGAAATAGGTAAACTCATCAATTATATGATGAAAAATCCCAATAAATTCGGATTGTAA